The following DNA comes from Janthinobacterium sp. TB1-E2.
GTCAGTGGTGAATTACGCGTGCAAGATGTCCGCGACATCGAAATTGAAGATTTGCTGGGCCGTGACCAGGTGTCGCCCGATCTGTCGCTGATATCCAGTTGCATTATCGGGAAGTCCGTCATGGTAACGGGCGCTGGCGGCTCAATCGGTTCCGAATTGTGTCGCCAGATCATCCGATTGAAACCCTCGCGTCTCGTCTTGCTGGACATGTCCGAATTTGCTTTGTATTCGATCAAGCAGGAGTTAAAGAGCATCAATGAAGGATATGAGTTAGGAGTCAATATACTGCCCTTCCTCGGCAGCGTGCTCGATACCGAAAAATGTCAGCGCATCTTGCAGTCCTTCTCGGTGGAGACGCTATATCATGCGGCGGCCTACAAACACGTGCCGTTAGTAGAGCATAACCCCATTGAGGGAGTACGTAACAATGTATTCGGCACGCTCAGCATTGCCAAGGCGGCGATGGCGGCCCATGTCAAATATTTTGTCCTGATTTCCACGGACAAAGCGGTACGTCCAACCAATGTAATGGGCACAACCAAGCGCCTCGCGGAACTCATTTTGCAGGCATTTACACGCGAACAGAGCCACACGCGCTTTTGTATGGTGCGTTTTGGCAATGTCTTGGGCTCGTCTGGTTCTGTTGTTCCCTTGTTCCGTCGGCAGATCGAGGCCGGTGGTCCCATCACCCTGACGCATCCGGAAATCACACGCTATTTCATGACCATTCCAGAGGCCGCCCAACTTGTCTTACAGGCCGGCGCCATGGGTACCGGCGGTGATGTGTTCGTTCTTGACATGGGCGAGCCCGTGAAAATCATGGATCTGGCTGAACGCATGATCCATTTGAGTGGACTGGAAGTGAAGAGCAAGTCAGCCCCGGATGGTATCGAAATACAGCATGTAGGCCTGCGCCCAGGAGAAAAGCTTTATGAAGAGTTGTTGATTGGAGGCAATGTAGAAGGCACTGAACATCCCCTCATCATGCGGGCAGAGGAGTCGGAAGTACCTTGGCAAGATTTGAAAAATATCTTGGAGGAAATGGATCTTGCA
Coding sequences within:
- a CDS encoding polysaccharide biosynthesis protein; the protein is MKLIIDLSRFKKQLIAVTADLIFLPLTFCLAIILRYDVVNLNLFLSYFWIIVAAPIVAIPIFIKIGLYRAVIRFIDQKIVYVVIFGVTLSVAVLLALAGLLTHMAGVSRGVFGIYWVSALTYVVASRFLARGVLLHQMGRRYTRVAIYGAGKAGVQLASALRAGREYMPVAFIDDMKELRDATISGIKVHPSNALADVIEKYGVNEILLAMPALNKGEQKKILNSLEHLKVKIKVTPPVESLVSGELRVQDVRDIEIEDLLGRDQVSPDLSLISSCIIGKSVMVTGAGGSIGSELCRQIIRLKPSRLVLLDMSEFALYSIKQELKSINEGYELGVNILPFLGSVLDTEKCQRILQSFSVETLYHAAAYKHVPLVEHNPIEGVRNNVFGTLSIAKAAMAAHVKYFVLISTDKAVRPTNVMGTTKRLAELILQAFTREQSHTRFCMVRFGNVLGSSGSVVPLFRRQIEAGGPITLTHPEITRYFMTIPEAAQLVLQAGAMGTGGDVFVLDMGEPVKIMDLAERMIHLSGLEVKSKSAPDGIEIQHVGLRPGEKLYEELLIGGNVEGTEHPLIMRAEESEVPWQDLKNILEEMDLACNNFNFEALRNLLLRAVHEYVPQCGIEDLIWTEQQRQQATSQDKSPSLQDTNFLT